In one window of Rhinopithecus roxellana isolate Shanxi Qingling chromosome 15, ASM756505v1, whole genome shotgun sequence DNA:
- the NR1H3 gene encoding oxysterols receptor LXR-alpha isoform X3 yields MPHSARGTAGVGLEAAEPTVLLTRAEPPSEPTEIRPQKRKKGPAPKMLGNELCSVCGDKASGFHYNVLSCEGCKGFFRRSVIKGARYICHSGGHCPMDTYMRRKCQECRLRKCRQAGMREECVLSEEQIRLKKLKRQEEEQAHAVCLPPRASSPPQILPQLSPEQLGMIEKLVAAQQQCNQRSFSDQLRVTPWPMAPDPHSREARQQRFAHFTELAIVSVQEIVDFAKQLPGFLQLSREDQIALLKTSAIEVAGEGQGMKGEAEWDYLWEGPSDVELGEPNLLGSRDEGNRPPWKGLCSKTNLPSPRLRSAACVQVMLLETSRRYNPGSESITFLKDFSYNREDFAKAGLQVEFINPIFEFSRAMNELQLNDAEFALLIAISIFSADRPNVQDQLQVERLQHTYVEALHAYVSIHHPHDRLMFPRMLMKLVSLRTLSSVHSEQVFALRLQDKKLPPLLSEIWDVHE; encoded by the exons ATGCCCCACTCTGCCAGAGGcactgcaggggtggggctggaggcTGCAGAGCCCACAGTCCTGCTCACCAGGGCAGAGCCCCCTTCAGAACCCACAG AGATCCGTCCACAAAAGCGGAAAAAGGGGCCagcccccaaaatgctggggaaCGAGCTATGCAGCGTGTGTGGGGACAAGGCCTCCGGCTTCCACTACAATGTTCTGAGCTGCGAGGGTTGCAAGGGATTCTTCCGCCGCAGCGTCATCAAGGGAGCGCGCTACATCTGCCACAGTGGCGGCCACTGCCCCATGGACACCTACATGCGTCGCAAGTGCCAGGAGTGTCGGCTTCGCAAGTGCCGCCAGGCTGGCATGCGGGAGGAGT GTGTCCTGTCAGAAGAACAGATCCGTCTGAAGAAACTGAAGCGGCAAGAGGAGGAACAGGCTCATGCCGTATGCCTGCCCCCCAGGGCTTCCTCACCCCCTCAAATCCTGCCTCAGCTCAGCCCGGAGCAACTGGGCATGATCGAGAAGCTGGTCGCTGCCCAGCAACAGTGTAACCAGCGCTCCTTTTCTGACCAGCTTCGAGTCACG CCTTGGCCCATGGCACCAGATCCCCATAGCCGGGAGGCCCGTCAGCAGCGCTTTGCCCACTTCACTGAGCTGGCCATCGTCTCTGTGCAGGAGATAGTTGACTTTGCTAAACAGCTACCCGGCTTCCTGCAGCTCAGCCGGGAGGACCAGATTGCCCTGCTGAAGACCTCTGCGATCGAGGTGGCTGGAGAAGGGCAAGGGATGAAGGGAGAAGCAGAATGGGATTATCTGTGGGAGGGGCCTTCAGACGTCGAGCTGGGAGAACCAAATCTGCTAGGAAGCAGGGATGAGGGGAATCGGCCTCCCTGGAAGGGGCTATGCTCCAAGACCAACCTTCCTAGTCCCCGTTTGAGGTCTGCTGCTTGTGTGCAGGTGATGCTTCTGGAGACATCTCGGAGGTACAACCCTGGGAGTGAGAGTATCACCTTCCTCAAGGATTTCAGTTATAACCGGGAAGACTTTGCCAAAGCAG GGCTGCAGGTGGAATTCATCAACCCCATCTTCGAGTTCTCCAGGGCCATGAATGAGCTGCAACTCAATGATGCTGAGTTTGCTTTGCTCATTGCCATCAGCATCTTCTCTGCAG ACCGGCCCAATGTGCAGGACCAGCTCCAGGTAGAGAGGCTGCAGCACACATATGTGGAAGCCCTGCATGCCTATGTCTCCATCCACCATCCCCAT gACCGACTGATGTTCCCACGGATGCTAATGAAACTGGTGAGCCTCCGGACCCTGAGCAGCGTCCACTCAGAGCAAGTGTTTGCACTGCGTCTGCAGGACAAAAAGCTCCCACCGCTGCTCTCTGAGATCTGGGATGTGCACGAATGA